The Tripterygium wilfordii isolate XIE 37 chromosome 21, ASM1340144v1, whole genome shotgun sequence genome segment CCCCATCTGCATCATTTTTTAgctcataaaaattaaaaaaaacagacaCTCATAAATTTAAAGTTACGGACGTCGCACCAGAGAAGTCGCGTATATATATGAATGAATATTCattcatgtatgtatatacttaCCTCCATTGAGCCATAGAAGTAGGGGCTGTTTGGTAGGTTCATGTGTGGCTTGAAAGAACCAATAGAAGAGAGCTCTTCCATGAGTTTGATTGACTGTGACATATCCTGAGTACTGCTTGAAGGTGACTTTGGGTTGACCAGGAAGCCTATGAATTCTGTCTGCCTTTTGTTCATGACTCACTCTTGCAAGCTCTTCATCCAATCTCACTCTATCTCCTCTAACTGGCCCAAAAGGCAGCACAAGCCAAacaacaataacacaccaagacaAGTATTGAAAACACTTCATCGTTTCAAATCACTACAATATTATTGTCTGTccgatcaatatatatatatataggattaaTTGTACTTGATCTCTTTCTATTGAATTAATTTTTGTTCCTCCTTTGGCCAAAACGTTTATATGTTTCCTATTAGTTGTATGTGACAAATCAATTCATTATTGAGTTACCATATTGGGTTATATGCACAGCATAGCCAGAGCATGAGATAAGGATCATGAACTTCATATTTATGGCATGGAATCAAATTcttattttattcttaattGCATTTTCTTTAATGTTgcctttttctaattttttaattattagtacatatatatatatcacagtcAAACTTGATTGTTGGTGTTGGTTTTTGTCATCCCTAGAATCCATTAGAGCACTCTTCATCAAGCCCATATTTgacatttcttttttaaaaaatttgattttttttttaaaaccaaaaacaaCATCATATAAATTTCCATTTGAGCATCCAACATAGATCTAAACTCGAGATGTCAGACCCACACGAATATATTTCATATTCCTTTATTACTTGCACCATTTATAAGTAGTTTATGGCATTgtacaaacatacaaatatgAGTTAGTTTGAACTTGTTTAAGGCCAATGCATTGTTCTTGTTAGTTTGACGTCTACAACTGATAACCAGTGAAGAACAGTGCCCAAATTTAAGTTACATAGGCATTAAACGGTGGTTCTTACGCCTGCAAAAGCAGGCAAGGctaaacaaaacaaacagaaagtAACTGTCACAACACAACAAAAGCAAACCAGGAGTCTCTATTTGGCTAACTTAATCGAACAGATCCTTTGCTTGCTGCCCAGCCGGGTGAGCAACAGCCGCTTCGTCACATTTCCCCACTACTCCATCCCTCTGCTTGGCTCTCTAGCCTTGTTTATCCATAAAATGAGTTTATTAACTACATAAGATGAGGAGGTGAAAAAAAATTTACGCGCACTATTTGCCAAGAATGAAGGCCAAAAATGGCCCACACAAGTTTATAATTTTGCTCTGTAAAGTCCTGTTCTCAGCTCAGCAGCTACAGCATCAATGAACTCTTCAGTGCTCAAATACTGAGCCCGGGCAACCCTGAAGAGATCAAGCAATACCAATTATATTTGAACTTAGGATAGGAGGTATAGGAGAATGTCTACTAGGAATATCATTTTGGCATAACTTACCTAGGCCCATGAATAAGAAGTGCTAGATCCTTAGTCATCTTCCCGGATTCAACTGTTCTGACACAAGCAGCTTCCAATTTCTCCGTAAATTCCAGCAATCTTGCATTGCCATCCAGCTTGGCCCTAATAAGACAAATAAGCTTAAGTTTCTAAGCAATGCTTGAATAATACTCTGAATGCTATTTATGTAGTATTTATTAATCAACTAAACAGAATATCAGTTTGAAACCTGTGTGCAAGGCCTCTTGACCAAGCAAAAATGGAAGCTATGCTGTTTGTGCTAGTTTCGCCACCTTTTTTATGAACCCGGTAATGACGGGTAACTGTGCCATGAGCTGCTTCAGCTTCGATGGTCTTTCCATCTGGACACACCTGGAACCCAATCAAAACTTCTTTCATATCCAAAATGAATACGAGAAAcgaaaaccaagaaagaaaaagaaatgcaaGGACAGACAAAGTAGTACGGAGACATACTAACACCGATGTCATCAACCCAAGAGATCCAAATCCTGCATCAGTTAAACAAATGCATTAAAAGGATTGAATAAGCGCTAAATCCTAAATTACAACCTCCCATAACATGCAACTCTTCCATTCATGCCCAGCGAAAGCAATAACATAAGTACGAGATAAAATGCAAGTCCAGACCACCTCAAGTGAGTGAAACAGACCTTGTGCTAGGAAATCACTTTGCACATCTCCGTCATAGTTTTTGCAAGCCCACACATAACCTCCTTCACTTTTTAGAGCATAAGCAACCATATCGTCGATGAGACGGTGTTCATACCTACAATACAACCAAGTGAGGTGGGTAAGTGACAATTCATGCAATCTGCCTAAACTGATCATCATTCAGAGAAGAATGTCTCACCAGATCCCTGCAATCTCAAACTTTGACTTCCATTGAGTTTCATAAACTTCTTGGAATATGTCTTTAAATCTTCAAGTCATAATAAAAGATAAGCGAGAAAATGATATCAGCAGCAGAGATGATTTCCACACAAAACTGAACAAAAATGCATACGGATTCATGTGCATCTCAAGACTGACCAAGCAACCATAGGAAGGTTAGTCTAAAACACTCTTCAATCTCTCTCCCCTACCGCAAGACACAAATGCTTGAACACAATAGAAAACCACTAGAATGAAATGAAAACTGACTTTGCTAAAGGTTTAAGCGAGAGGAAGGCAAAAGAAAAATGACTAAATGACTAAAGAGGCAAAAATTTACCTTCCATCATATTTCTTGAGAATGGTATTTTTTGTGCTAAGATAAAGTGGCCACTTTTTCTGGTAAGCAGTGCTCATTGAAGCCTCAGCAAAAGCACGAATGGActgttttcaaatttcaataagAATACTTGTGTATGTTCAATGTTTATGCAAACTTAATCAATTGGTGACTTAATAGAAACAATATGAGAAAGAAGATAAGAGAAATAGATATAGAACCTCATCCGTGTTGTACATGGACAATGCCACACCTCCAGCACCAGTGAAGTTGAAAACCTCAAATTCTCTCTTTTCACCATGACCATCAGGTACTGCAAACATCATTGTTGAATATGTTAAATGATAACATAATAAAGCTCTCCACAAAGTAGTAGGATTTTACCAAACACCAATTTGAGTTTTCCAGATCCTTCTATAACCGTATCAGTTGCACGGTACTGATCACCAAAAGCATGCCTCCCAATACAGATAGGCTTTGTCCAACCTAAGGAAGACAAAAGTTATGATGTTGTTCCTctttaaaaatttcaaagagaAATGCAAAGAAAACGTTGCATACTGGGGACAAGCCGAGGGATATTTTTGCAGATTATTGGCTCCCTGAAAACAGTACCTGTattgcaccaaaaaaaaaaaagaaaaaacagaaaaaagttCCCACAATTAGATCAACATGTTGAAATATGCAAGAGGGGACAAAATAACATCAGGGAAAGTTTATCCACCATTTAAAATGTTCCTAATTGTCCCATTCGGGCTCTTCCACATTCCTTTCAGATTGAACTCCTTAACACGAGCCTCATCTATCATACAACAAGTAAGATTTTAAACAGTTTGTCAACCTTCAAGAAAAGTAATTTAGTCTTGTTTGTAAGAACGCCAAATAAATTTGTGTTCAAGTCAAGCAAATGCATGATTCCTATGGCAGTAATACATACCCGGAGTTATAGTTGCACACTTAATTGCTACATTATATCTACAATtacagaaaaagacaaaaattacACAGTGAAAATAAAAGATATCAAAGGGAAACGGTTCATGTGGTTGTAAAGGCATCAATGCTCATACATCGACAGGAATGCTCTGTGTATGAATGCAGCTGTTTATATGCAATGGATTTAGAAATCCAAATTTAAGTATGATAACAAGGAGGATGATACAAAGTTATGTCACTGATAAGTTAAAAGGGCAAGTCCAAGAATCAAAGGAACCCAAGTACACATAGCACATACTTCAGAGCAGCTTGTGCACTTTCTATAGTAACTTTATCTTCTGTGGCATCCCGATTAGGAATACCAAGATCAAAATACTTGATATCCAAGTCCAAAAATGGGAATATAAGctgcaaaataatgaaaaggatTGGCAGTTGGGCACACATATAATCAGAATAAATGAATATCACAAAGTTGAAgattcataaaaaaaacaagaacttTACCTTTTCCTTAATGGATTTCCAGAATACCCTAGTCATTTCATCCCCTTCATTGTTCACCAATATATAAACAAGAGAAAATCACAGTTGtgtgagagagaagataaaTACTCAAGTAAATATAACTTTTGTAAAAATTTCAACTACAAGAATCTATACATAAACTCAGGAATTTCTAAACTCCATAGCTTTGAGAATGCAATCAGTTAAAACATCATGCGAAAATTCAACAGAAAACATAACTGGGTATTTCCCCAACTGCAAGTagagttctttttctttttatttctttctgttATTTCATAGAAACGGAGAGATGACTtggtttattaaaaaaaacatacgaAATAGAGCAAACCCACAATGATCACAACGAAAACAAATCATAAACGAAACTGTCTTTGAAGGAACAAAGAAACAGATTTGTCAAATTCATATAGACAGAAGGGGATTGGTAGCAGCAATCGATGATCAAACTGAAATCCAGCAACTTTGCTAGTGGTTCTGATTAATGTTAACAAAATCCAGCAACTTTGATGTATGCAAGAAATTGAAGAATAGGGAGATTGAAGAACAGACCATCCATTTCAACGATGGGATTGGAGACCTTGATCTTATTGAACTCGATTGCCATTTTCGCCTGCTTCAGCTGCTCCGCTGCTTGTACGCTGTGGCGATGAGTTTTGATGGAACGACTTTAGGCGGTAGCTCCGTAGCTGGACGAATGAAATTCAGGTAGTGACAACGAGTCAACAACAATAACTatgtttttttccttaataaccaaatttccaatttttttgggttgcatattttctaatatttatattttatttaatggtaattttttccaaataaccATCCAATATACTTGGaaggttttgagtttgatttccaCATAGAGCAACACCCTTTTAGCCATGTACTCATTGCTGTTGTTGGTGCAGGGGATAACATTTGCAAGGAGAACAACTGCTCTTTTTATGTATAATACAACCAGCAGTGACTTTCATCATTGCAGAGTATAGGTTCAGACTTCAGACTGAATCCTCATCTCAATATATGTAGCACTGTCACCATTACAACAAGAGTTTCAGTGAACCACAATCAATACTCAAAAAGAAGTTTCTGAGAACAAAATTAGATACACAATCTTCATTAAGTATACCGTATCTCCCCGTATGAAAGAAGGATAAATACAAGAGTTTAGTGAAAAAAATTTCCGTCTACAACAGTTCTTTCTCCTCCCCTACCAAAGAACAAATGAAATTTAAATCAACAAATTTATGTGTGTATCTTATCAGGATTCAGTTCCTTTCTTCTGTAAAATCTGGATTCCCTTCCAAAggaaagttttgttttttttttttttcgcgcTAGAAGTACTCAAAATCTATATAAGAAGGATCATCAGAGGTATTGTTGGTTTTAGCCCCTCCGAAGTCTGGCGTTTTCTTGTCAGCTGGGGATGACGCTTTTCTAGGAAACTGCGAGAAGTCTACAGGTTCAGGTATGTGAGGAGGCATAGCACTTCTCACAAGAGCCCAGTTTACCCCCTCAAAGAAAGGGTGCTGTTTTATTTCTGTGGCACCCCTCTTGTATGCAATTCGCTTATGAGGTTCTTTCACTAGAAGTCCTCGTATAAGATCGCGAGCGACAAAACTCACTTGCGGACTTTCTTGAAATCTCAATGGCTGGCCTACTACGTTAAAGAGCGTGGCTCGGTTCCCCTGGCCTTTGAAAGGAGTTGTTCCATGCAGCAGCTCATATAAGAAGATGCCAAAAGTCCACCAGTCCACTGCACTACCATGACCTTCTCCTCTAATGATCTCTGGGGCTAGATATTCATGCGTGCCAACAAATGACATGGAACGGACATTTGTAGGCTCTGCCATCAATTCTGGCATTGAGCCTCCCACAAAGAGGCCAAAATCTGATTTGGATTTACGGTTCCTTTTAGGCAGAATTCGTGGGAAAAATGTTGATGGCTGCATGCACCCATGGACTGCATACTCATCATCTAAAATGCCACCATTACCACTACCTCCACCAGCGCCTACATGCACAGACGAGGATTTCACCAGTGTGGGACTGACAGAGCATCGAAGGGATAAGTCGAAGTCTGAGAGCATGATATGCCCCTCATCTCTTACTAGCACATTTTCTGGTTTCAAGTCCCTATACACGATACCAAGCATGTGCAGATACTCAAGCGCCAGCAACACCTCAGATGCATAAAACCTGTGAGAGACAATTGATTAAGGAATGAAGGtcataaaaaaattgagaaactaAATAAGATAACTAGCAGAGAGAAAAATACATTCTTTTCAGAGCCAACCCTTTTGTTGTTCTGAACCATGAAATTAGACggtatcaaattatcaattcaGACAGCAACCATCATAACCGAGGTGTCTTGAATGAAGCTATACTACCTATAAAAGTAAGTTTCTGAACATGCATCTAATGGTTATTTAAAGGAATAGGAAATGGTTTCCTGATGACAAGTATCTATGCGGCCTGCATCAATGACAATACTCAGTCATATGACATAGTACAGAAAAGGCATCTTTATTCAGGACTACCAGAAATCGTATGTGGAGGGAAATGGGAACAATGACACTTGATGATGTGAATGTATCCGACCACTTTTGCTAAGGCTTGCTGTAACAgtttctcttgattttttttttcctgtctaagctttcttgatttttttagcATCTCCCATAGATTCCCCTCGACGCTCTTGATCACTCACCATATATGAATGGTGCAAAAAGTAATAAAGCAATAATAAAGTTTCAAATAGCACTCTTGAATACTAGTTTCCCTTGCAACAACGAAACTAATAGAGCTGGAATCAAGCATAAAACTATGCTTGATAGGTTAAGTTCCGTATCTGCCGTCTGCAGCTGACCTGACTCAGCAATCCTTGATAGATTAACAATACTATGCTACTTAAATGGAAGAGTAAGAAGTAAGATACCAAAAATAGTAGTAAGATAacataatcaatgaaataaaaacGCTGAAGGCAAACTGACCTTGCAGCTTCCTCAGTAAAATGTTTGTTCGGTTGCTTCTGTCGAAGAGAATGAAGATTTCCTCCACTGCAGAACTCCATGACCAAGCAGTAGAACTTTTCAGTCTCGAAATAAGTATACAGAGTGGGCAAGAATGGATGGTCAAGAAGTCCGAGAATCTCTCTTTCTGTCTGTGCTCTGAGTAGCTTGTTTCTACTGGCAAGAGATACCTTGTCCATGACTTTCATGGCAAAATGTGTGTTGGTTCCTCTGAGTTCAACAAGATAGACACTCCCAATGTCTCCATATCCAATACGCTTAAGAAGGTCAAAATGTTTAACACCAATTGAGTTGCCTTTGGAATTAATCATATTAATGGCATCCCATCGTACATCACCACCAGTATGAGGCTTGAGGGGTACGATGGAGCTCTCTAAGCTGTCACTGCGACTGCTATTCCCATTCCCTTGGCCTTGATTGGTTACGGAACTAGTGATCTTTGCATCACCTGTCTTTGTGTTTCCTAATAATGACACGGCAGCGCCTGTTGACATGGTTGTTGAAGTCACAGGGATTTCAGAAGTTGCAGGCGTTCTTAAGCTTGGTGCCAGGCGTTGATTAGTACTCGAGTTTGTGACAGGCTTGTCTATTGGGTCCATCTTCTTGGGATCAAATTGTGGGTTAAACTTGACATTCTCACTAATCTTGGAAACTTTTTTTGTATATGCAGGCTTACGAGGCGAATTCTGACCAGAATTGGTGCTAATTTTGGCTATTTGCTCTGCCTTTTTGCAGTCAGAAGGTGGTGGATTAGTGGTTAAGATGGTCTTACTCTTGTCAAACCCTTCCATCCTTTTGGGTTCATCCAAAGCTGCTTCTGATGGGATGTAGCTCATCTGCAATAACCAGCATAGCTAATCCTTTTACCGCAAGAAAAACACATTAATCACGAGCTTCCATAAGGACTTCTCCAAATTTAACAACAAATTCTACGTTTGCAGTAAGGCGCTAATTATTTCCTGGTTCTATGTTCTAATCAGATTGAATGTCGAAAAACTTACCTCAGATGCGTCAAGATTCCTGGCAGGCTCTGAAGACATTGATGGGGCAACACAACAGCACCCCTATAAAGGGAAAACCTAATAAAAATTTAGAAGGGAAGGCCATTAGTGAAAGTTCAAGAACATCAAAAGAGTTTGGGTTATAGAACTCTAAAATTCATCAAACAATAAAGATGCCACAAAATCCTTTAAAAAAAGATAACTCAAAAATCACAAAGCAAGCCATatataatcattgattatagaGTTGAGCATATAATCAGTGGTGTGGTGGGCACGTAATGAAACCAGACAGAAAAACCATTAGGTCAAAGGTAGAATAttaaaatcaaatcaataaaactAAAAGATCCCCAGTGAGAGATTTTACACAGCCATTCCCCCCATTCTGCAATAGATAGATATAGCATATGACAGCGAAGAAGTATATTCAATACAGAAGCTTATATGAATAAAAACAGATAAGACCCACTTGAAAAGACAATGCAGGGATTGCAGCATACCAACCAGAATCTCAAAGTGGCATTAAAGGAAAGGCGTTCTATTCGCTTGCCGTCTATTGTTCTTGATGCTTTGCCTTGAGGTTAATCACTGGAAGAATGGGACCAAACATGGTTTATTGATTTCACAAAGTGAGAAGAAATCCTATAAATGTCGAAGGAATGACTCATTAGAGATAACCTTCAATCAAACAAATGGGGTAGCTTGGGTTTTGCAGGAATGGAGAGAATTcaagaaataagaaaagatCGCAGAAACAGGAGAAACAACAAACACCCAACAACAAACAACAACTACTACTACTATTTACAAAtaaccaaaaataaaagaaaaaatatctcCAAGAAAAGAAGTCTCTTTTGGATGTAAAATAGCTTAGGTAACGACgtggagagagagaagagggaggGAAAGAAACGGTCATAGCTATGAAAACGGGTTGAAGCCGTTTAATCCTctctttttgtgaaatttttgggAATATTTTGAGTGGCCTCAAACTGATTTCTCAGCCTCTCTCTACCCGCTACCACCCCtgcatttcccttctcttctcctctctttcttttcctggTTCTTTTCCAATTGGCTAAACCTCACGCCTATTTTAATACTATTAACTTATGCCATACAGTTCTATAAAAAAGTAACAacttttatttgttaaaaattgaaactttttttccattcaaaaaaaaaattgaaacttctttttccattaaaaaaaattgaaactttttttaCTTTGTTATCAGCAATTTTAAATATTGGTATCGAAATCAAGCCGATTGGGGCGACTCATATATGATATGACACTATAACCAGTTCAACCgaccaaacaacaaaaatatataaataaaaattacaaaatttgaTGGTTAATGTTTAGATTTTTCTACTTGAATGTCTAAAAACTAAAAggttaattttaattaaaaaattacgtTTATATggaaatagaaataaaattGGTTCAACCCTATTTTTGACTTATCTAGGTTTCTagcaaatattttatttttgagctTAATGAACCATAGATTCCAATACTTGACTGAATCGTAAATCACCGGTTACAAATGTACGTggtactttgttttttttttctaggatAAAGGTACTTTAATAGAGATGGGTTGAGCCTAAATTTAACAAAGTTTGTTTGTATTGAATAAATCAAAATGACCTTATAATAACAAGAAGTTTAGTAGTTTATTACCTTTCATGGTTTGttgaattcatcattttttgcttttattcCAATGTAGCATATGAGTTTTATGGACGCACCGTAAcgataatgattttttttaattgaagagGGGATTTTAATTTGATCAAGATGATATATCATTCTTCCCACTCAACGGGTGATTCAAGTGTACCCGTAACGACAATAATGAGTTTGGGTTGGAACGGTGAAAAAGAGGGACACAAATTGccaaatcaattaaaaaaaagattaaatcaGAGCTAAATCAAGAAACGTCGTCCTGGTGGAAGAAAGTACTGCCTAAGAACAGAAATGAACGGCGTTGGTGGCTTCAGTACCCCACCACCGCCACCGCACGCAGCAGTGCATCCGGCGGTTCAACCGCTATCGTTTCTGCTGGGGACATGGAGAGGGGAAGGACAAGGTAAGTATCCTACCATCAATTCCTTTACCTATGCCGAAGAGCTCCATTTCTCGCATTCTCCAGCCAAGGTACTCATCCCACTTTTACTTTCAATTCATATTTGATTACTGGTTCGATCATTATCTTTATCAAAATCGGttctttttttgtgggttttctgTTTGGGAGAGAAGCCTGTGATTGCTTATACTCAAAAGACTTGGAATCCCAGCTCCGGCCAGCCCATGCATGCCGAGAGCGGCTTCTGGCGACCCAATCCTGTCGATGGTACTCTCCAAGTTGTAATAGCTCAGAGCACCGGCCTTCTTGAACTTCAGGTCTCTCCCATGACACATTCTCTTTTATCCCCAATTAATTTCGTCATCCAATTTTCCTTCTTGTTTCTTGGGTCCAGAAAGGGACATTCAGTGCGGAAGATAACGTGATAAAGCTTCAGAGTGAGCTTGTGGGGAATGCTTCTAAGGTAAATAAATCTGCTCATTCTATACTTTTTTACTTGTGGATTCCTTGCAAATGAATGGCTGGCCAATTTGGGTTTTGCTGTACAAGGGGCACTCTGTTTAAACAGCTGTTGTGTTCTACTTCTGGGGATTAGTTTACACCACCAATTATTCTTGCAAGTTGGTAAAATTATTCCCCAAAACGAAAAGCGAACTCCCTGAAAGGTTATTTCTTTTGGCCTTaagattttctttcttttttttttgtcttctgatTGGTAAATGGAAGTGGGGTTTGAATCCCTATCCTTAGGGCAGGGTGTGGAGGACCTTGACCACTTGAAGAAGATTTTCTTATTGTGTCAACAATTCGTTGTCCATTTGGCTTATAATTTGAAGCTCATTGCATTAGATTCTTGATTTTATAAGCACTTAAGAATTTGAATTAAAGGCACCAATTTGACTTGGAATCTAGCAGAGCGAAAACTTGAAATGACATGCTATAATGAGCAAGCATTTCTTGTGTTGAGTGGTAAAGTATTACTCATCCTGCTGAAAATTTTGCTTCATGTTAGAATGGGGCCATCTTGATGGTTTCTATTATTTTCTGGATGCTGGAGAATTGTGTTTGCAGACCACAGttcattttgtttcattttgtttATCATTGTTAATAGGTGGAACAGTTATCCTGAAGTTTTCTTTAATATATTATGTATGAATTCATCATTGTTAAATCATCAAGTAGACTTATCCGGGAAACGGATACGTGTAGGGAGGTTTAGAACTGTAATTCCTGTCTTATCGAGAGCAGTAGTTAAAATCTAATGCTAAGATAactcaacaaaaataaaatccaagaACTTTAAATGTGAGCCACATCTTTTGGTAGACAAGTATCCATAACCATAACCTCGTCATTTCAATTTCAAAGTCCTTACACTAGAAGCACTCACTGTGGGGGAGAAGTATCTATAGCATGGTCGTGATTGCAGTCTTTACGACAGAAGCACTCACTATGTGGCTAGAATACCTACCAGAGTTATTTTGTGTTTGCAATATGTGGTTCATGGAAGAAACTTGAGTTACTCGGAACTTACGATAATTCACAGAACTAACTGTTAGTTTCTGGATACTATGTATCCATCCTAGTCATTGTGACACTTGAGTAGGTCATTTGTTCGATTGTCGTTTGGAAGAATTAATGTTTGTCTTGTTGGAAGCAACGGGAAGAGTAAGATGACGAAAATTTTACGTAGACCATGTATCATCCAAAAAGAAATAGGAAGTTACCTATTTTGCTTATTAATTCACTTCACATTTATGTTTTTAGTGTTGTCGGTTGACTGTTTCATCATTCTCCTTGCTTGAGCAGGTGAAGGAGATCACTCGAATCTTTGAGTTGGTTAACGGCGAGTTGACATATGTGGTTCAAATGGCAACCAATATTACTGCCCTTGAACCACATCTGAAAGCTGTACTGAAGAAGCTCTGATGGTATCTTCAAGATGGTGAAAGGAGATCGTGATCATATTATATGACCCGCTTATTTTTAATGTTTCTTGCGGCATTATCACTGAGAACCACAATGCATGGATTTCAGTTCCAATCCAAAGATGTATATGGTTCTACCATGCCTTTCTTTGTTTCCACCATCATCTCTCTGTTACTCCATTGTGATCTGTAGTTTGAAGAATTCGTAGTATTTACTTGAAATCAATGTGATTGAAATATATGTTGCTTACATCCAGAATATTCTGCTTTGTTTAATGATGGAGCAAAACAACTGTACCAAaacgagaggtgactcggttgGTAATTGGCCGAGGTTTGTTGGatttcaatataaaaaatatttctcaacggtatttaaaaaaaaaattataatacctCATTATGGACAACTACAATTATCCTACCATGGAATAAACAGGTGGCTCTATTTCCGAGCTTCTGAAGGTGGATCCGCCTTTtcaattctttgttttttttcccaaaattgACATGGTGCCCACAAATAAATGCTaagttcttttattatttttttaaaaaaaaaaaaaacttagtgTGGGTCCCACTATCGTATCAAACGGAGCCTACAAGCAATTATTTTTGAGCGGAAGTATATTTCTGAATGTTTCCCAATATCATAGCATGAATCTCACAAACTGTTTTCCATTAACAATCCTGGAGATAATAATATGTCAATATGATGAATGTCACAGTTGAATACGTGAATATATACACTGACTTTATGTAAAGCGGACCAGTCCAGCCCGCGAGAAACTCAAAAAAAACCGGGCCCAGTATGCTATGTGTCCAAGGGTTGGGCCTAGTGTGCCTGGCCTAGCGGGCCTGACTAGTCCacttatttg includes the following:
- the LOC119990235 gene encoding isocitrate dehydrogenase [NADP]-like; the protein is MAIEFNKIKVSNPIVEMDGDEMTRVFWKSIKEKLIFPFLDLDIKYFDLGIPNRDATEDKVTIESAQAALKYNVAIKCATITPDEARVKEFNLKGMWKSPNGTIRNILNGTVFREPIICKNIPRLVPSWTKPICIGRHAFGDQYRATDTVIEGSGKLKLVFVPDGHGEKREFEVFNFTGAGGVALSMYNTDESIRAFAEASMSTAYQKKWPLYLSTKNTILKKYDGRFKDIFQEVYETQWKSKFEIAGIWYEHRLIDDMVAYALKSEGGYVWACKNYDGDVQSDFLAQGFGSLGLMTSVLVCPDGKTIEAEAAHGTVTRHYRVHKKGGETSTNSIASIFAWSRGLAHRAKLDGNARLLEFTEKLEAACVRTVESGKMTKDLALLIHGPRVARAQYLSTEEFIDAVAAELRTGLYRAKL
- the LOC119988604 gene encoding serine/threonine-protein kinase RHS3-like — protein: MSSEPARNLDASEMSYIPSEAALDEPKRMEGFDKSKTILTTNPPPSDCKKAEQIAKISTNSGQNSPRKPAYTKKVSKISENVKFNPQFDPKKMDPIDKPVTNSSTNQRLAPSLRTPATSEIPVTSTTMSTGAAVSLLGNTKTGDAKITSSVTNQGQGNGNSSRSDSLESSIVPLKPHTGGDVRWDAINMINSKGNSIGVKHFDLLKRIGYGDIGSVYLVELRGTNTHFAMKVMDKVSLASRNKLLRAQTEREILGLLDHPFLPTLYTYFETEKFYCLVMEFCSGGNLHSLRQKQPNKHFTEEAARFYASEVLLALEYLHMLGIVYRDLKPENVLVRDEGHIMLSDFDLSLRCSVSPTLVKSSSVHVGAGGGSGNGGILDDEYAVHGCMQPSTFFPRILPKRNRKSKSDFGLFVGGSMPELMAEPTNVRSMSFVGTHEYLAPEIIRGEGHGSAVDWWTFGIFLYELLHGTTPFKGQGNRATLFNVVGQPLRFQESPQVSFVARDLIRGLLVKEPHKRIAYKRGATEIKQHPFFEGVNWALVRSAMPPHIPEPVDFSQFPRKASSPADKKTPDFGGAKTNNTSDDPSYIDFEYF
- the LOC119988570 gene encoding UPF0678 fatty acid-binding protein-like protein At1g79260, encoding MNGVGGFSTPPPPPHAAVHPAVQPLSFLLGTWRGEGQGKYPTINSFTYAEELHFSHSPAKPVIAYTQKTWNPSSGQPMHAESGFWRPNPVDGTLQVVIAQSTGLLELQKGTFSAEDNVIKLQSELVGNASKVKEITRIFELVNGELTYVVQMATNITALEPHLKAVLKKL